From one Trichlorobacter lovleyi SZ genomic stretch:
- a CDS encoding flavodoxin family protein: MKVLGISGSPRRGQTTDRLVQEVLGATECETEFIPLSGKRIGPCIGCLGCVKDNVCVIKDDMAELRQKIVAADALVVGAPNYFDMIGGLGHCFLERFYQFRHRDGDEIAGKLGVVVSVGGRNPEAPARNIEKFFEYNQIQHLGTVTAQGPASCFKCGDGETCKVGAIKKLFGPNAKVTEDMIPDLSRQVGKIEEARFLGRNLGLRLKD, from the coding sequence ATGAAAGTACTGGGTATCTCGGGAAGTCCTCGCCGTGGGCAAACAACCGACAGGCTGGTCCAGGAAGTATTAGGCGCAACGGAATGCGAAACTGAGTTCATTCCCCTGAGTGGAAAACGGATTGGCCCATGCATTGGGTGTTTGGGATGCGTGAAAGATAACGTCTGCGTAATTAAAGACGATATGGCAGAACTACGGCAAAAGATAGTTGCCGCTGACGCCTTGGTTGTTGGTGCGCCCAACTACTTCGACATGATCGGCGGTCTGGGCCACTGTTTTCTGGAGAGATTCTACCAGTTTCGCCACCGAGATGGAGACGAGATCGCAGGAAAACTAGGGGTGGTTGTTTCGGTCGGCGGACGCAACCCTGAAGCACCCGCCAGAAACATAGAGAAATTCTTTGAATACAACCAGATTCAGCACCTCGGAACGGTGACAGCACAAGGCCCCGCCAGTTGTTTCAAGTGCGGAGACGGTGAAACCTGTAAGGTTGGCGCAATTAAGAAGCTGTTCGGACCGAATGCCAAGGTCACCGAAGACATGATCCCTGATCTTTCCAGGCAGGTCGGGAAAATCGAGGAAGCGCGTTTCCTTGGAAGAAATCTGGGGTTGCGACTAAAGGACTAA
- a CDS encoding MTH865 family protein, translating into MNVKAEIKTQIAGALAGAEFPIASPEALLNAFPNGADTTCECGDVKLRAGDAGSVLTASDFPFESAESVADTIVSRAF; encoded by the coding sequence ATGAACGTAAAAGCTGAAATCAAGACTCAGATCGCTGGTGCCCTGGCTGGTGCCGAGTTCCCTATCGCTTCGCCGGAAGCCTTGCTGAACGCTTTCCCGAATGGCGCTGATACCACCTGTGAGTGTGGTGATGTCAAACTACGCGCCGGTGACGCGGGCAGCGTACTGACCGCATCTGACTTCCCGTTTGAAAGCGCAGAATCTGTTGCAGACACTATTGTCTCTCGCGCCTTTTAA
- a CDS encoding DUF1516 family protein: MNSFALINQPPHFFSALLVIVSFLSAAFANQQSVKKFAHKVLYVGYALILISGCYLFATLPFSSFVLIKAVGGVGLVVMAEMIVRGKGSTLIWTLLLVTASAGLGIAYFLI, translated from the coding sequence ATGAACTCATTTGCACTGATCAACCAACCGCCCCATTTCTTCTCTGCACTACTGGTTATCGTCAGTTTTCTTTCGGCAGCTTTTGCCAACCAGCAAAGTGTCAAAAAGTTTGCTCACAAAGTTCTTTATGTTGGGTACGCTCTGATTCTCATCTCGGGATGTTATCTGTTTGCCACACTGCCTTTTAGCTCGTTTGTACTGATAAAGGCCGTTGGTGGAGTAGGGCTGGTGGTGATGGCTGAGATGATTGTCCGAGGCAAAGGTTCCACGCTGATTTGGACTCTTTTGCTGGTAACTGCCTCAGCCGGTTTGGGGATTGCTTATTTTTTGATTTAG